The genomic DNA TGATATCGCCTTTTGCTGCCTCGGTACAACGCTGCGTGAAGCGGGCAGTAAAGAGGCCTTTGTGCATGCGGACTACACGCTGGTGGTCGATACGGCGCTGACGGCTAAAAAGCTGGGGGCAACACATTTTGTGGTAATCAGTTCGCTCGGTGCCAATGCCGGGTCACCTTTTTTCTACAACAAGGTGAAGGGCAAAATGGAAGAGGCGCTGATTGCCCAGAAGTGGGAGCAACTGACCATTGTTCGCCCCTCCATGCTGCTCGGGCATCGGGATGAACGCCGTTTTAACGAATCGTTTTTCGCGCCTCTGTTCCGCATCCTGCCGGGTAACTGGAAATCCATTGAGGCAGCGGACGTGGCGCGTGCGATGCTAAAAGAAGGGCTCTCGCCATCGCAGGAGGGCGTGAATATCATCCCGTCGGCAAAACTGCGTGAAATCGCACAGGGCGAGGCGTAAACTCCCCCGGCTAATAACCTACTACTCTCCGGGGAATGCTATGACTGGTCAGTCTTCATCTCAGGCGGCTTCACCTGTTCAATGGTGGAAGCCCGCGCTCTTCTTTCTCGTGGTCATCATCGGCCTCTGGTATGTGAAATGGCAGCCGTACTACGGTAAAGCCTTCACGGCCGCCGAAACGCACAGTATCGGAAAATCTATTCTCGCTCAGGCTGATTCCAGCCCGCTTCAGGCGGCGTGGGATTACGCCATGATCTATTTCCTTGCCGTCTGGAAAGCCGCGGTACTGGGCGTCCTGCTGGGCTCGCTGATTCAGGTGCTTATCCCGCGTCACTGGCTGGTGAAAACCCTCGGTCAGCCCCGCTTTCAGGGTACGCTGCTGGGGACGATTTTCTCCCTGCCGGGCATGATGTGCTCGTGCTGTGCGGCGCCTGTGGCCGCCGGGATGCGTCGTCAGCGCGTCTCGATGGGCGGTGCGCTTGCTTTCTGGATGGGGAACCCGTTGTTAAACCCGGCGACGCTGGTGTTTATGGGCTTTGTGCTGGGCTGGCATTTCGCCTTTATTCGTCTGGTGGCCGGGCTGCTGACGGTGCTGGTCGTGGCGACCCTGGTGCAACATCTGGTGAAAGACAAAACCGTAGCGCCTGCGTCAGTTGACGTGGATATCAGCGAACCGCAGGGCGGCTTCTTCGCGCGCTGGGGCAGGGCGCTGTGGCAACTTTTCTGGAGCACCATCCCGGTCTATATCCTGGCGGTTCTGGTGCTGGGCGCGGCGCGCGTCTGGCTGTTCCCGCATGCGGACGGGGCTATCGACAACACGCTGCTGTGGGTCGTTGCAATGGCGGTTGCCGGTTGCCTGTTCGTGATCCCAACGGCCGCTGAAATTCCCATTGTTCAGACCATGATGCTGGCCGGGATGGGCACCGCGCCTGCACTGGCGCTGCTGATTACCCTGCCTGCAATCAGCCTGCCGTCGCTTGTCATGTTGCGTAAGTCATTCCCGGCGAAAGCGCTGTGGCTGACCGCGGGGCTGGTGGCGCTGAGCGGGGTGATGGTAGGAAGTATTGCACTGGTATAAAAAAAGCCCGGTAGCGTTACCGCTTACCGGGCTTTTTGTCAGACGTCCTGGTTACTTGATGTAGGTAAAGGCGGTGGTG from Enterobacter ludwigii includes the following:
- a CDS encoding NAD(P)H-binding protein, with amino-acid sequence MSQVLITGATGLVGGHLLRLLLQEHRVNYIAAPTRRPLADISGVFNPHDPQLTDALAQVQDPVDIAFCCLGTTLREAGSKEAFVHADYTLVVDTALTAKKLGATHFVVISSLGANAGSPFFYNKVKGKMEEALIAQKWEQLTIVRPSMLLGHRDERRFNESFFAPLFRILPGNWKSIEAADVARAMLKEGLSPSQEGVNIIPSAKLREIAQGEA
- a CDS encoding permease, with the protein product MTGQSSSQAASPVQWWKPALFFLVVIIGLWYVKWQPYYGKAFTAAETHSIGKSILAQADSSPLQAAWDYAMIYFLAVWKAAVLGVLLGSLIQVLIPRHWLVKTLGQPRFQGTLLGTIFSLPGMMCSCCAAPVAAGMRRQRVSMGGALAFWMGNPLLNPATLVFMGFVLGWHFAFIRLVAGLLTVLVVATLVQHLVKDKTVAPASVDVDISEPQGGFFARWGRALWQLFWSTIPVYILAVLVLGAARVWLFPHADGAIDNTLLWVVAMAVAGCLFVIPTAAEIPIVQTMMLAGMGTAPALALLITLPAISLPSLVMLRKSFPAKALWLTAGLVALSGVMVGSIALV